From Macrobrachium rosenbergii isolate ZJJX-2024 chromosome 55, ASM4041242v1, whole genome shotgun sequence, a single genomic window includes:
- the LOC136835570 gene encoding uncharacterized protein isoform X1 has translation MGVLYQDAERPSDGKMEGSDSLYVRGQQIMSVSTFVKEIESLRIHREAEGRLIRHTDDKIFASHMLPVVLVEIDTPSIIRRKIAALKKSSSTVRNRIVSSSESEEEADDSKLPAVSSPRTLSSAPPASSRTSNHSDGSDSETKFSEDDFLPDLLNITDPSYDTSRKSIPKKTKLLQGHPVKKRRYVKKFKAPKLFKGGDGKLMKAAKQVCLEKQKMFAKSDKGKRVFKSGQENDKTALTGEQPKDSKNHEYKFKQSFSTSHHFKTTRITEFKPFAKSPKDVERKLTTSSDMTKHVSDLQDINRGNNKEEAVAKRCELRMLLQKRLESPPPVKSGESPKDPEPEIPGLSGETSISQEASNCDYDSDETVIYEETVIRNSGSLLAGTPPEQSSTRKRSSSDDRDDNKKLKTAAESSHGLRIVPSPVPFVEQSSYNRETDGEQQIKIQQVEGGVTDAFESPDLSSKPEIKKLKLLKVKMEMKTALEKRLNTAKEIHEENLRKEKAAYERRIRSEERRYQSEVTIIEKKKQKLDDEINSILMHSEENVEGGTADASPTLSVILPVPDKDNSQPQVGPAEGLLARLPKTKVNIIKDASVSRFGTSQNSVPASGCQQVNVEESPPKPKRGRPRKIKPIPRLDVSSLPPVQSVAPVTAPSQPMMFKPNPAQPCPNVVVSSGGAIQQKSYNTVRSHKNQSHAEPNNPAVLHNPAVLRTPALFSHDKKKSISSATSQILGQLSSSIQSLNTPQVAPHFQPQGPIQIPQFQTPNSGLLLVPSQGGIPVSGPVLVNAMNPVVTDSQRISFIDKPPSVAQFLGSAVPLLSIPSTTQLSSASQTSPHVSVSMGSAARLAQPQKSHLLVAAQPAITSGSATQAKALPSNSSVTTPHPVTKTEAVYGDTSKHLILSKPDHFSPNDEERSSSPENGESCFLCGSPSEFECCNGLMYCSADCKSKDWGRHAGECAHNSNK, from the exons ATGGGCGTTCTTTATCAAGATGCCGAAAGGCCTTCCGATG GTAAGATGGAGGGAAGTGACTCCTTGTATGTGCGAG GTCAACAGATAATGAGTGTCAGTACATTTGTCAAAGAAATAGAGAGTCTTCGAATCCACAGGGAAGCAGAGGGTCGTCTAATCAGGCACACAGACGATAAGATATTTGCGAGCCATATGCTGCCAGTGGTCCTTGTGGAGATAGATACCCCATCAATAATTAGGCGGAAAATTGCAGCTTT GAAAAAAAGTAGCTCGACTGTTCGTAATAGGATTGTTTCATCATCAGAGAGTGAAGAAGAAGCAGATGATAGTAAGCTACCAG CTGTAAGTTCTCCCAGAACACTATCCTCAGCACCTCCAGCTTCCTCTCGTACTTCCAATCACAGTGATGGATCAGATTCTGAAACCAAATTTTCCGAGGATGATTTCCTTCCAGATCTCTTAAACATCACCGATCCATCTTATGATACTAGCAGGAAAAGCATCCCAAAAAAGACGAAGTTGCTCCAAGGTCACCCAGTCAAGAAAAGACGCTATGTTAAAAAGTTCAAAGCACCAAAACTTTTCAAAGGGGGTGATGGCAAATTGATGAAAGCAGCCAAGCAGGTTTGCTTGGAAAAGCAAAAGATGTTTGCCAAAAGTGATAAAGGTAAAAGAGTATTTAAGAGTGGTCAAGAGAATGACAAAACAGCACTGACAGGCGAACAGCCAAAGGATAGCAAAAATCATGAGTACAAATTTAAGCAATCATTTTCAACTTCACATCATTTTAAAACAACAAGGATAACAGAGTTCAAACCTTTTGCTAAATCTCCTAAGGACGTTGAACGAAAATTGACAACTTCCAGTGATATGACAAAGCATGTTAGTGATTTACAGGATATAAATAGAGGGAATAACAAAGAGGAAGCAGTTGCAAAAAGATGTGAATTACGCATGCTTCTGCAGAAACGCTTGGAGTCGCCTCCACCAGTGAAAAGCGGTGAATCTCCCAAAGATCCTGAACCTGAAATTCCAGGTTTGTCAGGTGAAACGAGTATTTCTCAAGAAGCCAGTAATTGTGATTACGATTCAGATGAGACTGTCATTTATGAAGAAACTGTTATAAGAAATTCAGGGAGCTTGTTGGCAGGTACACCTCCTGAGCAGTCTAGTACAAGAAAGAGATCAAGTTCCGATGACAGAGATGACAACAAAAAGTTGAAAACTGCAGCTGAATCATCACATGGCCTTAGAATTGTGCCATCTCCTGTTCCTTTTGTGGAACAGTCATCTTATAATAGAGAAACTGACGGAGAGCAACAAATCAAGATCCAGCAAGTTGAAGGAGGTGTTACTGATGCCTTTGAAAGTCCAGACCTTTCATCAAAACCTGAAATTAAGAAATTGAAGTTGCTGAAAGTCAAAATGGAGATGAAGACAGCCCTTGAAAAAAGATTGAACACTGCCAAAGAAATTCATGAAGAAAACTTGAGGAAGGAAAAGGCTGCTTATGAAAGACGAATTAGGTCAGAAGAAAGAAGGTACCAAAGTGAAGTTACcatcattgaaaagaaaaagcagaagcTTGACGATGAGATCAATTCAATATTAATGCATAGTGAGGAGAACGTTGAGGGTGGGACTGCCGATGCTTCTCCTACATTATCCGTTATCT tgccAGTACCAGATAAAGATAATTCTCAGCCGCAGGTCGGGCCAGCAGAGGGACTCCTGGCAAGACTACCAAAAACAAAGGTGAACATTATAAAGGATGCCAGTGTCTCCAGATTTGGAACTTCACAGAACTCG GTGCCAGCTTCTGGTTGTCAACAAGTTAATGTTGAAGAGTCCCCTCCAAA GCCTAAAAGGGGTAGACCCAGGAAAATCAAACCAATACCTAGGTTGGATGTGTCATCATTACCTCCAGTGCAGTCTGTAGCACCAGTAACTGCACCTAGTCAACCAATGATGTTTAAACCAAACCCAGCTCAGCCATGCCCAAATGTGGTTGTATCATCAGGTGGGGCCATTCAGCAAAAGTCTTATAACACTGTAAGGTCTCATAAAAATCAAAGTCATGCAGAACCAAATAACCCTGCAGTTCTTCATAACCCTGCAGTTCTTCGTACACCTGCGTTGTTTTCCCATgataagaaaaaatcaatttcttcAGCTACGTCCCAGATCTTAGGACAATTATCTTCTTCAATCCAGTCACTGAATACTCCACAAGTTGCTCCTCACTTCCAGCCCCAGGGTCCAATACAAATACCTCAGTTCCAGACTCCAAATTCAGGGCTGTTACTTGTTCCATCACAGGGAg GCATTCCAGTTTCTGGACCTGTTCTTGTCAATGCTATGAACCCTGTCGTCACAGATAGTCAGAGGATAAGCTTTATTGACAAGCCACCTTCTGTTGCGCAGTTTCTCGGCTCGGCTGTTCCTTTACTTTCCATACCAAGTACAACACAGCTTTCAAGTGCCTCACAGACGTCACCTCATGTCTCTGTAAGCATGGGAAGTGCAGCTAGACTGGCACAGCCCCAGAAGTCTCACCTCTTGGTCGCTGCACAACCAGCTATTACAAGTGGTTCAGCCACGCAAGCCAAAGCTCTGCCCTCCAACTCGAGTGTCACGACCCCCCATCCAGTAACTAAAACGGAAGCAGTTTATGGTGACACATCAAAACACTTGATTTTATCCAAACCAGACCACTTTAGCCCAAATGATGAAGAAAGGTCATCATCACCAGAGAATGGg
- the LOC136835570 gene encoding uncharacterized protein isoform X3 codes for MGVLYQDAERPSDGKMEGSDSLYVRGQQIMSVSTFVKEIESLRIHREAEGRLIRHTDDKIFASHMLPVVLVEIDTPSIIRRKIAALKKSSSTVRNRIVSSSESEEEADDSKLPAVSSPRTLSSAPPASSRTSNHSDGSDSETKFSEDDFLPDLLNITDPSYDTSRKSIPKKTKLLQGHPVKKRRYVKKFKAPKLFKGGDGKLMKAAKQVCLEKQKMFAKSDKGKRVFKSGQENDKTALTGEQPKDSKNHEYKFKQSFSTSHHFKTTRITEFKPFAKSPKDVERKLTTSSDMTKHVSDLQDINRGNNKEEAVAKRCELRMLLQKRLESPPPVKSGESPKDPEPEIPGLSGETSISQEASNCDYDSDETVIYEETVIRNSGSLLAGTPPEQSSTRKRSSSDDRDDNKKLKTAAESSHGLRIVPSPVPFVEQSSYNRETDGEQQIKIQQVEGGVTDAFESPDLSSKPEIKKLKLLKVKMEMKTALEKRLNTAKEIHEENLRKEKAAYERRIRSEERRYQSEVTIIEKKKQKLDDEINSILMHSEENVEGGTADASPTLSVILPVPDKDNSQPQVGPAEGLLARLPKTKVPASGCQQVNVEESPPKPKRGRPRKIKPIPRLDVSSLPPVQSVAPVTAPSQPMMFKPNPAQPCPNVVVSSGGAIQQKSYNTVRSHKNQSHAEPNNPAVLHNPAVLRTPALFSHDKKKSISSATSQILGQLSSSIQSLNTPQVAPHFQPQGPIQIPQFQTPNSGLLLVPSQGGIPVSGPVLVNAMNPVVTDSQRISFIDKPPSVAQFLGSAVPLLSIPSTTQLSSASQTSPHVSVSMGSAARLAQPQKSHLLVAAQPAITSGSATQAKALPSNSSVTTPHPVTKTEAVYGDTSKHLILSKPDHFSPNDEERSSSPENGESCFLCGSPSEFECCNGLMYCSADCKSKDWGRHAGECAHNSNK; via the exons ATGGGCGTTCTTTATCAAGATGCCGAAAGGCCTTCCGATG GTAAGATGGAGGGAAGTGACTCCTTGTATGTGCGAG GTCAACAGATAATGAGTGTCAGTACATTTGTCAAAGAAATAGAGAGTCTTCGAATCCACAGGGAAGCAGAGGGTCGTCTAATCAGGCACACAGACGATAAGATATTTGCGAGCCATATGCTGCCAGTGGTCCTTGTGGAGATAGATACCCCATCAATAATTAGGCGGAAAATTGCAGCTTT GAAAAAAAGTAGCTCGACTGTTCGTAATAGGATTGTTTCATCATCAGAGAGTGAAGAAGAAGCAGATGATAGTAAGCTACCAG CTGTAAGTTCTCCCAGAACACTATCCTCAGCACCTCCAGCTTCCTCTCGTACTTCCAATCACAGTGATGGATCAGATTCTGAAACCAAATTTTCCGAGGATGATTTCCTTCCAGATCTCTTAAACATCACCGATCCATCTTATGATACTAGCAGGAAAAGCATCCCAAAAAAGACGAAGTTGCTCCAAGGTCACCCAGTCAAGAAAAGACGCTATGTTAAAAAGTTCAAAGCACCAAAACTTTTCAAAGGGGGTGATGGCAAATTGATGAAAGCAGCCAAGCAGGTTTGCTTGGAAAAGCAAAAGATGTTTGCCAAAAGTGATAAAGGTAAAAGAGTATTTAAGAGTGGTCAAGAGAATGACAAAACAGCACTGACAGGCGAACAGCCAAAGGATAGCAAAAATCATGAGTACAAATTTAAGCAATCATTTTCAACTTCACATCATTTTAAAACAACAAGGATAACAGAGTTCAAACCTTTTGCTAAATCTCCTAAGGACGTTGAACGAAAATTGACAACTTCCAGTGATATGACAAAGCATGTTAGTGATTTACAGGATATAAATAGAGGGAATAACAAAGAGGAAGCAGTTGCAAAAAGATGTGAATTACGCATGCTTCTGCAGAAACGCTTGGAGTCGCCTCCACCAGTGAAAAGCGGTGAATCTCCCAAAGATCCTGAACCTGAAATTCCAGGTTTGTCAGGTGAAACGAGTATTTCTCAAGAAGCCAGTAATTGTGATTACGATTCAGATGAGACTGTCATTTATGAAGAAACTGTTATAAGAAATTCAGGGAGCTTGTTGGCAGGTACACCTCCTGAGCAGTCTAGTACAAGAAAGAGATCAAGTTCCGATGACAGAGATGACAACAAAAAGTTGAAAACTGCAGCTGAATCATCACATGGCCTTAGAATTGTGCCATCTCCTGTTCCTTTTGTGGAACAGTCATCTTATAATAGAGAAACTGACGGAGAGCAACAAATCAAGATCCAGCAAGTTGAAGGAGGTGTTACTGATGCCTTTGAAAGTCCAGACCTTTCATCAAAACCTGAAATTAAGAAATTGAAGTTGCTGAAAGTCAAAATGGAGATGAAGACAGCCCTTGAAAAAAGATTGAACACTGCCAAAGAAATTCATGAAGAAAACTTGAGGAAGGAAAAGGCTGCTTATGAAAGACGAATTAGGTCAGAAGAAAGAAGGTACCAAAGTGAAGTTACcatcattgaaaagaaaaagcagaagcTTGACGATGAGATCAATTCAATATTAATGCATAGTGAGGAGAACGTTGAGGGTGGGACTGCCGATGCTTCTCCTACATTATCCGTTATCT tgccAGTACCAGATAAAGATAATTCTCAGCCGCAGGTCGGGCCAGCAGAGGGACTCCTGGCAAGACTACCAAAAACAAAG GTGCCAGCTTCTGGTTGTCAACAAGTTAATGTTGAAGAGTCCCCTCCAAA GCCTAAAAGGGGTAGACCCAGGAAAATCAAACCAATACCTAGGTTGGATGTGTCATCATTACCTCCAGTGCAGTCTGTAGCACCAGTAACTGCACCTAGTCAACCAATGATGTTTAAACCAAACCCAGCTCAGCCATGCCCAAATGTGGTTGTATCATCAGGTGGGGCCATTCAGCAAAAGTCTTATAACACTGTAAGGTCTCATAAAAATCAAAGTCATGCAGAACCAAATAACCCTGCAGTTCTTCATAACCCTGCAGTTCTTCGTACACCTGCGTTGTTTTCCCATgataagaaaaaatcaatttcttcAGCTACGTCCCAGATCTTAGGACAATTATCTTCTTCAATCCAGTCACTGAATACTCCACAAGTTGCTCCTCACTTCCAGCCCCAGGGTCCAATACAAATACCTCAGTTCCAGACTCCAAATTCAGGGCTGTTACTTGTTCCATCACAGGGAg GCATTCCAGTTTCTGGACCTGTTCTTGTCAATGCTATGAACCCTGTCGTCACAGATAGTCAGAGGATAAGCTTTATTGACAAGCCACCTTCTGTTGCGCAGTTTCTCGGCTCGGCTGTTCCTTTACTTTCCATACCAAGTACAACACAGCTTTCAAGTGCCTCACAGACGTCACCTCATGTCTCTGTAAGCATGGGAAGTGCAGCTAGACTGGCACAGCCCCAGAAGTCTCACCTCTTGGTCGCTGCACAACCAGCTATTACAAGTGGTTCAGCCACGCAAGCCAAAGCTCTGCCCTCCAACTCGAGTGTCACGACCCCCCATCCAGTAACTAAAACGGAAGCAGTTTATGGTGACACATCAAAACACTTGATTTTATCCAAACCAGACCACTTTAGCCCAAATGATGAAGAAAGGTCATCATCACCAGAGAATGGg
- the LOC136835570 gene encoding uncharacterized protein isoform X6, which yields MGVLYQDAERPSDGKMEGSDSLYVRGQQIMSVSTFVKEIESLRIHREAEGRLIRHTDDKIFASHMLPVVLVEIDTPSIIRRKIAALKKSSSTVRNRIVSSSESEEEADDSKLPAVSSPRTLSSAPPASSRTSNHSDGSDSETKFSEDDFLPDLLNITDPSYDTSRKSIPKKTKLLQGHPVKKRRYVKKFKAPKLFKGGDGKLMKAAKQVCLEKQKMFAKSDKGKRVFKSGQENDKTALTGEQPKDSKNHEYKFKQSFSTSHHFKTTRITEFKPFAKSPKDVERKLTTSSDMTKHVSDLQDINRGNNKEEAVAKRCELRMLLQKRLESPPPVKSGESPKDPEPEIPGLSGETSISQEASNCDYDSDETVIYEETVIRNSGSLLAGTPPEQSSTRKRSSSDDRDDNKKLKTAAESSHGLRIVPSPVPFVEQSSYNRETDGEQQIKIQQVEGGVTDAFESPDLSSKPEIKKLKLLKVKMEMKTALEKRLNTAKEIHEENLRKEKAAYERRIRSEERRYQSEVTIIEKKKQKLDDEINSILMHSEENVEGGTADASPTLSVILPVPDKDNSQPQVGPAEGLLARLPKTKVPASGCQQVNVEESPPKPKRGRPRKIKPIPRLDVSSLPPVQSVAPVTAPSQPMMFKPNPAQPCPNVVVSSGGAIQQKSYNTVRSHKNQSHAEPNNPAVLHNPAVLRTPALFSHDKKKSISSATSQILGQLSSSIQSLNTPQVAPHFQPQGPIQIPQFQTPNSGLLLVPSQGGIPVSGPVLVNAMNPVVTDSQRISFIDKPPSVAQFLGSAVPLLSIPSTTQLSSASQTSPHVSVSMGSAARLAQPQKSHLLVAAQPAITSGSATQAKALPSNSSVTTPHPVTKTEAVYGDTSKHLILSKPDHFSPNDEERSSSPENGSKDWGRHAGECAHNSNK from the exons ATGGGCGTTCTTTATCAAGATGCCGAAAGGCCTTCCGATG GTAAGATGGAGGGAAGTGACTCCTTGTATGTGCGAG GTCAACAGATAATGAGTGTCAGTACATTTGTCAAAGAAATAGAGAGTCTTCGAATCCACAGGGAAGCAGAGGGTCGTCTAATCAGGCACACAGACGATAAGATATTTGCGAGCCATATGCTGCCAGTGGTCCTTGTGGAGATAGATACCCCATCAATAATTAGGCGGAAAATTGCAGCTTT GAAAAAAAGTAGCTCGACTGTTCGTAATAGGATTGTTTCATCATCAGAGAGTGAAGAAGAAGCAGATGATAGTAAGCTACCAG CTGTAAGTTCTCCCAGAACACTATCCTCAGCACCTCCAGCTTCCTCTCGTACTTCCAATCACAGTGATGGATCAGATTCTGAAACCAAATTTTCCGAGGATGATTTCCTTCCAGATCTCTTAAACATCACCGATCCATCTTATGATACTAGCAGGAAAAGCATCCCAAAAAAGACGAAGTTGCTCCAAGGTCACCCAGTCAAGAAAAGACGCTATGTTAAAAAGTTCAAAGCACCAAAACTTTTCAAAGGGGGTGATGGCAAATTGATGAAAGCAGCCAAGCAGGTTTGCTTGGAAAAGCAAAAGATGTTTGCCAAAAGTGATAAAGGTAAAAGAGTATTTAAGAGTGGTCAAGAGAATGACAAAACAGCACTGACAGGCGAACAGCCAAAGGATAGCAAAAATCATGAGTACAAATTTAAGCAATCATTTTCAACTTCACATCATTTTAAAACAACAAGGATAACAGAGTTCAAACCTTTTGCTAAATCTCCTAAGGACGTTGAACGAAAATTGACAACTTCCAGTGATATGACAAAGCATGTTAGTGATTTACAGGATATAAATAGAGGGAATAACAAAGAGGAAGCAGTTGCAAAAAGATGTGAATTACGCATGCTTCTGCAGAAACGCTTGGAGTCGCCTCCACCAGTGAAAAGCGGTGAATCTCCCAAAGATCCTGAACCTGAAATTCCAGGTTTGTCAGGTGAAACGAGTATTTCTCAAGAAGCCAGTAATTGTGATTACGATTCAGATGAGACTGTCATTTATGAAGAAACTGTTATAAGAAATTCAGGGAGCTTGTTGGCAGGTACACCTCCTGAGCAGTCTAGTACAAGAAAGAGATCAAGTTCCGATGACAGAGATGACAACAAAAAGTTGAAAACTGCAGCTGAATCATCACATGGCCTTAGAATTGTGCCATCTCCTGTTCCTTTTGTGGAACAGTCATCTTATAATAGAGAAACTGACGGAGAGCAACAAATCAAGATCCAGCAAGTTGAAGGAGGTGTTACTGATGCCTTTGAAAGTCCAGACCTTTCATCAAAACCTGAAATTAAGAAATTGAAGTTGCTGAAAGTCAAAATGGAGATGAAGACAGCCCTTGAAAAAAGATTGAACACTGCCAAAGAAATTCATGAAGAAAACTTGAGGAAGGAAAAGGCTGCTTATGAAAGACGAATTAGGTCAGAAGAAAGAAGGTACCAAAGTGAAGTTACcatcattgaaaagaaaaagcagaagcTTGACGATGAGATCAATTCAATATTAATGCATAGTGAGGAGAACGTTGAGGGTGGGACTGCCGATGCTTCTCCTACATTATCCGTTATCT tgccAGTACCAGATAAAGATAATTCTCAGCCGCAGGTCGGGCCAGCAGAGGGACTCCTGGCAAGACTACCAAAAACAAAG GTGCCAGCTTCTGGTTGTCAACAAGTTAATGTTGAAGAGTCCCCTCCAAA GCCTAAAAGGGGTAGACCCAGGAAAATCAAACCAATACCTAGGTTGGATGTGTCATCATTACCTCCAGTGCAGTCTGTAGCACCAGTAACTGCACCTAGTCAACCAATGATGTTTAAACCAAACCCAGCTCAGCCATGCCCAAATGTGGTTGTATCATCAGGTGGGGCCATTCAGCAAAAGTCTTATAACACTGTAAGGTCTCATAAAAATCAAAGTCATGCAGAACCAAATAACCCTGCAGTTCTTCATAACCCTGCAGTTCTTCGTACACCTGCGTTGTTTTCCCATgataagaaaaaatcaatttcttcAGCTACGTCCCAGATCTTAGGACAATTATCTTCTTCAATCCAGTCACTGAATACTCCACAAGTTGCTCCTCACTTCCAGCCCCAGGGTCCAATACAAATACCTCAGTTCCAGACTCCAAATTCAGGGCTGTTACTTGTTCCATCACAGGGAg GCATTCCAGTTTCTGGACCTGTTCTTGTCAATGCTATGAACCCTGTCGTCACAGATAGTCAGAGGATAAGCTTTATTGACAAGCCACCTTCTGTTGCGCAGTTTCTCGGCTCGGCTGTTCCTTTACTTTCCATACCAAGTACAACACAGCTTTCAAGTGCCTCACAGACGTCACCTCATGTCTCTGTAAGCATGGGAAGTGCAGCTAGACTGGCACAGCCCCAGAAGTCTCACCTCTTGGTCGCTGCACAACCAGCTATTACAAGTGGTTCAGCCACGCAAGCCAAAGCTCTGCCCTCCAACTCGAGTGTCACGACCCCCCATCCAGTAACTAAAACGGAAGCAGTTTATGGTGACACATCAAAACACTTGATTTTATCCAAACCAGACCACTTTAGCCCAAATGATGAAGAAAGGTCATCATCACCAGAGAATGGg
- the LOC136835570 gene encoding uncharacterized protein isoform X4: protein MGVLYQDAERPSDGKMEGSDSLYVRGQQIMSVSTFVKEIESLRIHREAEGRLIRHTDDKIFASHMLPVVLVEIDTPSIIRRKIAALKKSSSTVRNRIVSSSESEEEADDSKLPAVSSPRTLSSAPPASSRTSNHSDGSDSETKFSEDDFLPDLLNITDPSYDTSRKSIPKKTKLLQGHPVKKRRYVKKFKAPKLFKGGDGKLMKAAKQVCLEKQKMFAKSDKGKRVFKSGQENDKTALTGEQPKDSKNHEYKFKQSFSTSHHFKTTRITEFKPFAKSPKDVERKLTTSSDMTKHVSDLQDINRGNNKEEAVAKRCELRMLLQKRLESPPPVKSGESPKDPEPEIPGLSGETSISQEASNCDYDSDETVIYEETVIRNSGSLLAGTPPEQSSTRKRSSSDDRDDNKKLKTAAESSHGLRIVPSPVPFVEQSSYNRETDGEQQIKIQQVEGGVTDAFESPDLSSKPEIKKLKLLKVKMEMKTALEKRLNTAKEIHEENLRKEKAAYERRIRSEERRYQSEVTIIEKKKQKLDDEINSILMHSEENVEGGTADASPTLSVILPVPDKDNSQPQVGPAEGLLARLPKTKVNIIKDASVSRFGTSQNSVPASGCQQVNVEESPPKPKRGRPRKIKPIPRLDVSSLPPVQSVAPVTAPSQPMMFKPNPAQPCPNVVVSSGGAIQQKSYNTVRSHKNQSHAEPNNPAVLHNPAVLRTPALFSHDKKKSISSATSQILGQLSSSIQSLNTPQVAPHFQPQGPIQIPQFQTPNSGLLLVPSQGGIPVSGPVLVNAMNPVVTDSQRISFIDKPPSVAQFLGSAVPLLSIPSTTQLSSASQTSPHVSVSMGSAARLAQPQKSHLLVAAQPAITSGSATQAKALPSNSSVTTPHPVTKTEAVYGDTSKHLILSKPDHFSPNDEERSSSPENGSKDWGRHAGECAHNSNK from the exons ATGGGCGTTCTTTATCAAGATGCCGAAAGGCCTTCCGATG GTAAGATGGAGGGAAGTGACTCCTTGTATGTGCGAG GTCAACAGATAATGAGTGTCAGTACATTTGTCAAAGAAATAGAGAGTCTTCGAATCCACAGGGAAGCAGAGGGTCGTCTAATCAGGCACACAGACGATAAGATATTTGCGAGCCATATGCTGCCAGTGGTCCTTGTGGAGATAGATACCCCATCAATAATTAGGCGGAAAATTGCAGCTTT GAAAAAAAGTAGCTCGACTGTTCGTAATAGGATTGTTTCATCATCAGAGAGTGAAGAAGAAGCAGATGATAGTAAGCTACCAG CTGTAAGTTCTCCCAGAACACTATCCTCAGCACCTCCAGCTTCCTCTCGTACTTCCAATCACAGTGATGGATCAGATTCTGAAACCAAATTTTCCGAGGATGATTTCCTTCCAGATCTCTTAAACATCACCGATCCATCTTATGATACTAGCAGGAAAAGCATCCCAAAAAAGACGAAGTTGCTCCAAGGTCACCCAGTCAAGAAAAGACGCTATGTTAAAAAGTTCAAAGCACCAAAACTTTTCAAAGGGGGTGATGGCAAATTGATGAAAGCAGCCAAGCAGGTTTGCTTGGAAAAGCAAAAGATGTTTGCCAAAAGTGATAAAGGTAAAAGAGTATTTAAGAGTGGTCAAGAGAATGACAAAACAGCACTGACAGGCGAACAGCCAAAGGATAGCAAAAATCATGAGTACAAATTTAAGCAATCATTTTCAACTTCACATCATTTTAAAACAACAAGGATAACAGAGTTCAAACCTTTTGCTAAATCTCCTAAGGACGTTGAACGAAAATTGACAACTTCCAGTGATATGACAAAGCATGTTAGTGATTTACAGGATATAAATAGAGGGAATAACAAAGAGGAAGCAGTTGCAAAAAGATGTGAATTACGCATGCTTCTGCAGAAACGCTTGGAGTCGCCTCCACCAGTGAAAAGCGGTGAATCTCCCAAAGATCCTGAACCTGAAATTCCAGGTTTGTCAGGTGAAACGAGTATTTCTCAAGAAGCCAGTAATTGTGATTACGATTCAGATGAGACTGTCATTTATGAAGAAACTGTTATAAGAAATTCAGGGAGCTTGTTGGCAGGTACACCTCCTGAGCAGTCTAGTACAAGAAAGAGATCAAGTTCCGATGACAGAGATGACAACAAAAAGTTGAAAACTGCAGCTGAATCATCACATGGCCTTAGAATTGTGCCATCTCCTGTTCCTTTTGTGGAACAGTCATCTTATAATAGAGAAACTGACGGAGAGCAACAAATCAAGATCCAGCAAGTTGAAGGAGGTGTTACTGATGCCTTTGAAAGTCCAGACCTTTCATCAAAACCTGAAATTAAGAAATTGAAGTTGCTGAAAGTCAAAATGGAGATGAAGACAGCCCTTGAAAAAAGATTGAACACTGCCAAAGAAATTCATGAAGAAAACTTGAGGAAGGAAAAGGCTGCTTATGAAAGACGAATTAGGTCAGAAGAAAGAAGGTACCAAAGTGAAGTTACcatcattgaaaagaaaaagcagaagcTTGACGATGAGATCAATTCAATATTAATGCATAGTGAGGAGAACGTTGAGGGTGGGACTGCCGATGCTTCTCCTACATTATCCGTTATCT tgccAGTACCAGATAAAGATAATTCTCAGCCGCAGGTCGGGCCAGCAGAGGGACTCCTGGCAAGACTACCAAAAACAAAGGTGAACATTATAAAGGATGCCAGTGTCTCCAGATTTGGAACTTCACAGAACTCG GTGCCAGCTTCTGGTTGTCAACAAGTTAATGTTGAAGAGTCCCCTCCAAA GCCTAAAAGGGGTAGACCCAGGAAAATCAAACCAATACCTAGGTTGGATGTGTCATCATTACCTCCAGTGCAGTCTGTAGCACCAGTAACTGCACCTAGTCAACCAATGATGTTTAAACCAAACCCAGCTCAGCCATGCCCAAATGTGGTTGTATCATCAGGTGGGGCCATTCAGCAAAAGTCTTATAACACTGTAAGGTCTCATAAAAATCAAAGTCATGCAGAACCAAATAACCCTGCAGTTCTTCATAACCCTGCAGTTCTTCGTACACCTGCGTTGTTTTCCCATgataagaaaaaatcaatttcttcAGCTACGTCCCAGATCTTAGGACAATTATCTTCTTCAATCCAGTCACTGAATACTCCACAAGTTGCTCCTCACTTCCAGCCCCAGGGTCCAATACAAATACCTCAGTTCCAGACTCCAAATTCAGGGCTGTTACTTGTTCCATCACAGGGAg GCATTCCAGTTTCTGGACCTGTTCTTGTCAATGCTATGAACCCTGTCGTCACAGATAGTCAGAGGATAAGCTTTATTGACAAGCCACCTTCTGTTGCGCAGTTTCTCGGCTCGGCTGTTCCTTTACTTTCCATACCAAGTACAACACAGCTTTCAAGTGCCTCACAGACGTCACCTCATGTCTCTGTAAGCATGGGAAGTGCAGCTAGACTGGCACAGCCCCAGAAGTCTCACCTCTTGGTCGCTGCACAACCAGCTATTACAAGTGGTTCAGCCACGCAAGCCAAAGCTCTGCCCTCCAACTCGAGTGTCACGACCCCCCATCCAGTAACTAAAACGGAAGCAGTTTATGGTGACACATCAAAACACTTGATTTTATCCAAACCAGACCACTTTAGCCCAAATGATGAAGAAAGGTCATCATCACCAGAGAATGGg